A stretch of Paenibacillus peoriae DNA encodes these proteins:
- the aspA gene encoding aspartate ammonia-lyase gives MRLEHDFLGTKEVPLDAYYGVQTLRAKENFPITGQRLHPELIKAMAIVKKGAATVNMELTRLHRPKAEAIIQAADEIIQGQLHDHFIVDPIQGGAGTSINMNTNEVIANRALELIGKQRGDYQEISPNNHVNMAQSTNDAFPTAVHLAVLSMIDKLLDTMSELQEAFSRKANEFDSVIKMGRTHLQDAVPIRLGQEFQAYARVLGRDIGRVRATKQHLLTINMGATAVGTGLNADRRYIQRVAEVLADVSGFPVEADENLVDATQNTDAYTEVSAALKICMMNMSKVANDIRLMASGPRAGLGELSLPARQPGSSIMPGKVNPVMCEVINQIAFQVIGNDHTICLASEAGQLELNVMEPVLVYNLLQSLEIMKQGFHVFRIHCVEGIEANVERCREYVENSVGIITALNPHLGYEVVSRIAREAITTGKSVRELCLLYNVLTEEELDIILDPYQMTQPGIAGESLLNRE, from the coding sequence ATGAGGTTGGAGCATGATTTTTTAGGTACCAAGGAAGTACCATTAGATGCCTATTACGGTGTACAAACGCTGAGGGCAAAAGAAAATTTTCCAATTACAGGCCAACGACTGCACCCTGAGTTGATTAAAGCCATGGCGATCGTGAAAAAGGGAGCAGCGACGGTAAATATGGAACTAACCCGTTTACACCGCCCCAAAGCAGAGGCCATTATTCAGGCTGCTGATGAGATTATACAAGGACAGTTGCATGATCATTTCATCGTCGATCCCATTCAGGGCGGCGCAGGCACGTCCATTAATATGAATACAAATGAAGTGATTGCGAACCGCGCGTTGGAGCTGATTGGCAAGCAACGCGGAGATTATCAGGAGATCAGTCCTAATAATCATGTTAATATGGCGCAATCGACGAACGATGCTTTTCCTACAGCCGTACACTTGGCTGTATTAAGCATGATTGATAAACTGTTGGATACCATGAGTGAGCTTCAGGAGGCATTTTCCCGCAAGGCCAATGAGTTTGATAGTGTGATTAAGATGGGTAGAACCCACTTGCAGGATGCAGTGCCAATCCGATTAGGACAGGAGTTTCAGGCTTATGCGCGTGTGCTGGGTCGTGATATCGGACGCGTGCGTGCGACCAAACAGCACCTGTTAACGATTAATATGGGTGCAACTGCGGTGGGTACTGGCCTGAATGCAGACCGTCGTTATATTCAGCGTGTTGCAGAGGTACTGGCAGACGTCAGTGGCTTCCCTGTGGAAGCTGACGAAAATCTTGTAGATGCTACACAAAATACGGATGCTTATACCGAAGTGTCTGCCGCCTTGAAAATTTGTATGATGAATATGTCTAAGGTGGCAAATGACATCCGCTTAATGGCTTCCGGACCTCGTGCAGGTCTGGGAGAACTGAGTCTGCCTGCTCGTCAGCCAGGGTCATCCATTATGCCAGGTAAGGTAAATCCGGTGATGTGTGAGGTCATTAACCAAATTGCTTTTCAGGTCATTGGTAATGATCATACGATCTGCCTGGCTTCAGAGGCGGGTCAGCTGGAGCTGAACGTGATGGAGCCTGTGCTTGTCTACAATCTGCTGCAATCGCTGGAAATTATGAAGCAGGGCTTCCACGTTTTCCGTATACATTGTGTAGAAGGAATTGAAGCAAATGTGGAGCGGTGCCGTGAATATGTGGAGAACAGTGTAGGTATTATTACAGCACTCAATCCCCACCTTGGATATGAGGTAGTATCACGCATTGCCCGCGAAGCAATTACGACGGGGAAATCGGTGCGCGAGCTGTGCCTGCTGTATAATGTACTGACCGAGGAAGAGTTGGACATTATATTGGACCCGTACCAAATGACTCAGCCTGGTATTGCCGGAGAATCTTTGCTGAATCGCGAATAA
- a CDS encoding GNAT family N-acetyltransferase translates to MSNEVRVYPVQALNEALTDSLSRLLIDVVADGASIGFLPPLGYQEAAAYWNNVLEDGVVLWIAEKDEVPVGTVQLHLAQKANAIHRAEIAKLMVHPSGRRLGIARQLMKAAEEEALSQGRTLLVLDTRMGDPSNGLYESIGFVEAGVIPDYAQSADGQLHATRYYYKPLNPYSSHSGAFAE, encoded by the coding sequence ATGTCTAACGAAGTGAGAGTTTACCCTGTTCAAGCTCTGAACGAAGCCCTGACAGATTCACTGAGTCGACTGTTAATCGACGTGGTTGCAGACGGTGCATCTATAGGTTTCTTACCTCCATTAGGTTATCAGGAAGCAGCAGCTTATTGGAATAATGTACTTGAGGATGGCGTAGTTCTGTGGATTGCCGAGAAGGACGAAGTACCTGTAGGGACGGTCCAGCTTCATTTGGCTCAAAAAGCTAACGCAATTCATCGTGCGGAAATTGCAAAGCTTATGGTACATCCGTCCGGGCGCAGGCTTGGGATCGCACGTCAGTTAATGAAGGCAGCGGAAGAAGAGGCACTAAGTCAGGGTAGAACGTTACTGGTGCTAGATACGCGGATGGGTGATCCCTCCAATGGACTATACGAGTCGATCGGGTTCGTGGAAGCTGGTGTTATTCCGGATTACGCTCAATCAGCCGATGGTCAACTGCATGCCACTCGATATTATTATAAGCCATTAAATCCGTATTCCAGTCATAGCGGAGCATTTGCCGAATAA
- a CDS encoding VOC family protein has protein sequence MGVTAKQIFVNLPVKNLQHSIDFFTTIGFEFNAQFTDEHATCMVVSEHIFVMLLVEERFKAFTTKEISDATKSTEAIVALSVESREKVNEIVRKALEAGGQPSNEPQDHGFMYGWSFQDLDGHLWEFFYMAEQ, from the coding sequence GTGGGAGTAACAGCTAAACAAATTTTTGTGAATTTACCAGTTAAAAACCTACAGCACTCCATTGATTTTTTCACTACAATTGGATTTGAATTTAACGCTCAGTTCACTGATGAACATGCAACCTGCATGGTTGTTAGTGAGCATATTTTTGTCATGCTATTGGTTGAAGAACGTTTTAAAGCGTTCACTACAAAGGAAATTTCAGATGCCACGAAAAGCACAGAAGCGATTGTTGCTCTATCGGTGGAGAGCCGAGAAAAGGTGAACGAGATCGTTCGCAAGGCTTTGGAAGCAGGCGGCCAGCCCTCGAATGAACCTCAAGATCATGGTTTTATGTATGGATGGAGCTTTCAGGATTTGGATGGTCATTTGTGGGAGTTCTTTTATATGGCAGAGCAGTAA
- a CDS encoding aminotransferase A: MEHLLNDQVKNIQISGIRKIANKVAALPGTLSLTIGQPDFPTPAHIMEAAHRAIDEGRTTYTPNPGLPELREAAAAFVARKYGLNYRGQDEVIVTNGASEALDITLRTILSPGDEVILPVPIYPGYEPLIRLSGGIPVFADTRSSGFKLTAEVLEPYLTERTKAVILGYPSNPTGRVMSREELEAVADLLKERDLFIISDEIYSELIYDTPHVSIAALPGMRERTIVINGLSKSHSMTGWRIGFTLAPAVITQHMVKVHQYNVTCASSISQYAALEALTVGVDDALPMREEYRRRRDYVHGRLTDMGIPLEKPEGAFYLFPSIAHFGLSSMGFTLKLLEEHGVAVVPGDAFSSYGEGYVRLSYAYGQDVLEQGLDKIEKFVRGMVRG, from the coding sequence ATGGAGCATTTGCTTAACGATCAGGTCAAAAATATTCAAATCAGCGGCATCCGCAAAATCGCAAATAAAGTTGCCGCATTACCCGGAACGCTCTCCTTAACGATTGGACAGCCGGATTTCCCTACCCCTGCGCATATTATGGAAGCTGCCCATCGGGCGATTGATGAAGGCCGGACCACTTATACACCTAATCCGGGACTGCCGGAATTACGAGAAGCCGCAGCGGCGTTTGTAGCCCGTAAATACGGCCTAAATTACCGTGGACAGGATGAGGTTATCGTAACGAACGGAGCCAGTGAAGCGCTGGATATTACCTTACGCACGATTTTGTCACCCGGTGATGAAGTCATTCTACCCGTGCCAATCTACCCAGGGTACGAGCCATTGATCCGTTTGTCAGGCGGCATTCCTGTGTTTGCCGATACCCGCAGTAGCGGATTCAAGCTCACAGCCGAGGTGCTGGAGCCTTATCTGACCGAACGGACAAAAGCAGTCATTCTCGGATATCCTTCGAATCCGACCGGGCGAGTGATGAGCCGCGAAGAACTGGAAGCGGTCGCCGATTTACTGAAGGAGCGCGATCTGTTTATCATTTCGGACGAAATATACAGCGAACTGATTTACGATACCCCCCACGTGTCCATTGCAGCTCTTCCAGGTATGCGGGAGCGCACCATCGTCATTAACGGTCTGTCCAAATCACATTCCATGACGGGATGGCGTATTGGTTTTACACTTGCACCCGCTGTAATTACACAGCACATGGTCAAAGTCCATCAGTACAACGTGACCTGCGCTAGCTCAATTAGCCAATATGCAGCACTCGAAGCCCTGACCGTCGGGGTGGATGATGCACTTCCGATGCGCGAGGAGTACCGCCGACGTCGCGACTATGTACACGGAAGACTGACTGATATGGGAATTCCACTAGAGAAGCCTGAGGGAGCCTTTTATCTCTTCCCTTCCATCGCCCATTTTGGATTAAGCTCGATGGGTTTTACCTTGAAGCTGCTGGAAGAGCATGGAGTGGCTGTAGTACCTGGAGATGCCTTTTCTTCCTATGGCGAAGGATACGTTCGCTTGTCCTATGCTTACGGACAGGATGTGCTGGAGCAAGGATTGGATAAAATAGAGAAGTTTGTTAGAGGAATGGTGAGGGGTTAA
- a CDS encoding ABC transporter substrate-binding protein — protein MKSLVRVFLSIFIISFGLMGVAAWLNSSQGYSGGNTLTVYNWGDYIDPELLERFQKETGITVIYQTFDSNEAMLTKIEQGGTSFDVAVPSEYALAKMKQEHLLLPLDHSKLPNLKHVDSHYLNLSFDPNNQYSVPYFWGTVGIVFNPELTKGIDFHSWDGLWDPKLRNNLLLVDGAREIMGMSLNSLHYSLNDTNEAHLQQALTKLEKLAPNVKAVVGDEIKMLLANEEAAAGVVWSGDASEIMDENDKLDYIVPDEGSNLWFDNIVIPKTATHVDAAHKFINFMMQPDVAAQNAEFVGYSTPNKDAKKLLPKDISGDERFYPPSDITDKLEVYDNLGKRMLAHYNELFLQFKMHLK, from the coding sequence ATGAAGTCACTTGTGCGCGTGTTTCTGTCGATTTTCATCATCTCGTTTGGGCTGATGGGAGTGGCGGCATGGCTGAATTCCAGTCAAGGCTACTCCGGTGGCAACACACTGACGGTGTACAACTGGGGAGACTACATTGACCCTGAGTTGTTGGAACGGTTTCAGAAGGAGACGGGGATTACTGTCATTTATCAGACCTTTGATTCCAATGAGGCGATGCTGACGAAAATCGAGCAGGGAGGAACTTCGTTTGATGTAGCGGTTCCCTCGGAATATGCTTTGGCTAAAATGAAGCAGGAGCACTTGTTGCTCCCGTTGGACCATAGCAAGCTGCCGAATTTGAAGCATGTAGATTCACATTATCTAAACCTTTCGTTTGATCCGAATAACCAATATTCGGTTCCGTATTTTTGGGGTACAGTCGGGATTGTGTTTAACCCGGAGCTGACGAAAGGCATTGATTTTCATAGCTGGGATGGCCTGTGGGACCCGAAGTTACGTAATAACCTGTTGCTGGTTGATGGAGCTAGGGAGATTATGGGCATGTCGCTGAACAGTCTCCACTACTCCTTGAATGATACGAATGAGGCACATTTGCAGCAGGCTTTGACGAAGTTGGAGAAATTAGCGCCCAATGTCAAAGCGGTTGTTGGTGACGAGATTAAAATGCTGCTGGCAAACGAGGAAGCTGCTGCCGGGGTTGTATGGTCCGGTGATGCGTCTGAAATCATGGATGAGAACGATAAGCTCGATTACATCGTGCCGGATGAAGGTTCCAACCTGTGGTTTGATAATATAGTTATTCCAAAAACCGCTACCCATGTGGATGCGGCCCATAAGTTCATCAATTTCATGATGCAGCCCGATGTAGCCGCTCAAAATGCCGAATTTGTAGGATACTCCACGCCAAACAAGGATGCAAAGAAATTGCTGCCTAAAGATATCTCTGGCGACGAGCGTTTTTACCCTCCGTCCGACATTACAGATAAGCTGGAAGTGTACGACAATCTGGGCAAGCGCATGCTCGCTCATTACAACGAATTGTTCCTGCAATTCAAAATGCATTTAAAGTAG
- a CDS encoding ABC transporter permease, whose amino-acid sequence MVNKNRFGNIYLVIVFLVLYAPILYLMYYSFNSGGTMHEFEGFTLQYYKEVFADTRLIIIVINTLVIALLSSALATIIGIMGALAIHQMQNRRVKNTLLSLNNVLIVNPDVIIGASFLILFTMVGIKLGFYSVLLSHIAFSVPIAVIMILPRLQEMSPSLVDAARDLGASRLDVLTKVILPFIKPGIYAGFFMALTYSLDDFAVTFFVTGSGYSTLSVEIYSRARQGVSLSINALSTLIFLFTVLLVVGYYFIMRKANRNGKKEPAAEMGVPR is encoded by the coding sequence ATGGTAAATAAAAACCGATTCGGAAATATTTATTTGGTGATTGTTTTTCTCGTTTTGTACGCGCCTATTTTGTATTTGATGTACTATTCCTTCAATAGCGGCGGGACGATGCATGAGTTTGAGGGTTTTACACTCCAGTATTACAAAGAGGTGTTTGCAGACACTCGCTTGATCATTATTGTCATTAACACCTTGGTGATTGCTTTGCTGTCATCTGCGTTGGCTACGATTATTGGCATTATGGGTGCGCTGGCTATCCATCAGATGCAGAACCGTCGAGTCAAAAATACGCTGCTGTCGCTCAATAATGTATTGATCGTGAACCCGGACGTCATTATCGGCGCTTCCTTCCTTATTTTGTTCACGATGGTCGGGATTAAGCTGGGTTTCTACTCCGTTTTATTGTCCCATATTGCGTTTAGTGTGCCGATTGCGGTCATTATGATTTTGCCGCGGCTTCAGGAAATGAGTCCATCCCTGGTGGATGCTGCGCGTGATTTGGGTGCCAGCCGGCTGGATGTACTGACCAAGGTGATTTTGCCCTTTATCAAGCCAGGGATTTATGCGGGCTTTTTTATGGCGTTAACGTACTCGCTGGATGATTTTGCGGTGACCTTTTTTGTGACAGGCAGTGGCTATTCGACTTTATCGGTGGAAATATACTCACGTGCCCGGCAAGGGGTTTCCTTGTCCATCAATGCGCTGTCCACGCTCATTTTCCTATTTACTGTGTTGTTGGTAGTGGGCTACTACTTTATTATGCGCAAGGCGAATCGCAATGGTAAAAAAGAGCCTGCGGCAGAAATGGGGGTGCCTAGATGA
- a CDS encoding ABC transporter permease, producing the protein MSGNTRAAYLLPYYLWIVLFVAAPVVLVFYYSLFDVDGHLTFNNYAQFLTPVYLSMTLSSFWYAFLITVFSLLVAYPAAYLLTRTKHKQLWLLLIILPTWINLLLKTYAFIGIFGTYGPVNAVLGMVGLGGQQLLFTSSSFVFVSVYIFVPFMILPIYNALEGLNPSLLDAARDLGASKWTAFRRVIFPLTLAGVRSGCMAVFIPALSLFMITRLIAGNRVITLGTAIEQHFLVTQDWGMGSTVAVFLILAMGIIMLLTSGTKRRVRHGK; encoded by the coding sequence ATGTCCGGTAATACAAGAGCAGCGTATCTGCTGCCTTATTATTTATGGATTGTGCTGTTTGTGGCGGCTCCGGTTGTACTTGTGTTTTACTATTCACTATTTGATGTGGATGGTCATCTCACATTCAACAACTATGCTCAGTTTCTGACACCTGTTTATTTGAGCATGACGCTTAGCTCGTTTTGGTATGCATTTCTGATCACTGTATTTTCACTGTTAGTTGCTTACCCGGCAGCCTATTTACTCACACGCACCAAGCATAAGCAGCTGTGGCTGTTGCTCATTATTTTGCCGACCTGGATTAACCTGTTACTCAAAACGTATGCTTTTATTGGGATTTTCGGAACCTATGGTCCGGTGAATGCGGTGTTAGGTATGGTTGGGTTGGGAGGTCAGCAATTATTGTTTACCAGCTCCAGCTTTGTGTTTGTGTCGGTTTATATTTTTGTGCCTTTTATGATTTTGCCCATCTATAACGCGTTGGAAGGGTTAAACCCTTCATTGCTGGACGCAGCCCGTGATTTGGGAGCCTCCAAGTGGACTGCGTTTCGCAGGGTTATTTTTCCGTTAACGCTTGCGGGTGTGCGATCTGGTTGCATGGCTGTGTTTATTCCAGCGTTGTCGCTGTTTATGATTACCCGCCTGATTGCAGGTAACCGTGTGATTACACTGGGGACGGCGATAGAGCAGCATTTTCTGGTTACTCAGGATTGGGGTATGGGCTCTACGGTTGCCGTGTTCCTGATTTTGGCGATGGGGATCATTATGCTGCTCACCTCGGGAACGAAACGGAGGGTGCGGCATGGTAAATAA
- a CDS encoding ABC transporter ATP-binding protein, with product MGEQTIIRFERVTKQYDNDPPVLADVSFEIERGKFYTLLGPSGCGKTTILRMIAGFAEPTEGSIYLNGKLINRVPANERQVNTVFQDYALFPHLNVFENVAFGLRIKKMNKKDIQEKVTQALSFVNLEGYGEREISEMSGGQRQRVAIARAIVNEPDVLLLDEPLSALDLKLRTEMQYILREMQQRLGITFIFVTHDQEEALAMSDEIFVMNKGKIEQSGTPNDIYDEPINRFVADFIGESNIVPGRMIADYQVEFNGRQFECVDGGLRPNEPIEIVIRPEDLEITSVVEGKLRVKVDTQLFRGVHYEISCYDDSGQEWLVHSTKKAELGSEIGLRFDPEAIHVMRFGETEEEFDRRLEAYEEVDQHVR from the coding sequence ATGGGAGAGCAAACCATCATCCGATTTGAACGGGTGACCAAGCAATATGACAACGATCCCCCAGTGCTGGCGGACGTCAGCTTTGAAATTGAGCGTGGTAAATTTTATACACTGCTGGGGCCTTCCGGCTGTGGTAAAACGACGATTCTGCGTATGATTGCAGGTTTTGCGGAGCCGACAGAAGGCTCTATTTATTTAAATGGAAAACTCATTAATCGTGTTCCAGCCAATGAGCGGCAGGTCAATACGGTTTTTCAAGATTATGCGCTATTTCCGCATCTGAATGTGTTTGAAAATGTAGCCTTTGGTCTGCGAATCAAAAAGATGAATAAAAAGGACATCCAAGAGAAGGTGACACAGGCGTTGTCCTTTGTCAATCTGGAAGGCTACGGCGAGCGGGAAATTTCTGAGATGTCCGGAGGACAGCGTCAGCGTGTTGCCATCGCACGGGCTATCGTTAATGAGCCTGACGTTCTCTTGTTGGATGAACCGTTGTCTGCATTGGATTTAAAGCTGCGTACTGAAATGCAGTACATTTTGCGCGAAATGCAGCAGCGCCTTGGAATTACCTTTATTTTCGTTACGCATGATCAGGAGGAAGCACTGGCCATGTCGGACGAAATTTTTGTCATGAACAAAGGTAAGATTGAGCAGAGTGGTACGCCTAATGATATTTATGATGAGCCGATCAATCGGTTTGTTGCTGATTTCATCGGCGAATCCAATATTGTCCCAGGACGGATGATTGCGGATTACCAAGTGGAATTTAACGGCCGACAGTTTGAATGTGTCGACGGAGGCTTACGTCCGAACGAGCCCATTGAAATCGTGATCCGACCGGAGGATCTGGAGATTACGAGTGTTGTTGAAGGCAAGCTGCGTGTAAAAGTGGATACCCAATTGTTCCGTGGTGTTCACTATGAAATAAGCTGCTATGATGATTCGGGACAGGAATGGCTCGTGCATTCTACCAAAAAGGCGGAGCTGGGCAGTGAAATCGGTCTGCGATTTGACCCGGAAGCGATCCATGTGATGCGGTTCGGGGAAACAGAGGAAGAATTTGATCGGCGTCTGGAAGCCTATGAAGAGGTGGATCAGCATGTCCGGTAA
- a CDS encoding N-acetyldiaminopimelate deacetylase encodes MSTVDYRSFVQIRRDLHQIPEPGFEEYKTQQYLLDYLETLPQERLEIRTWRTGVLVFIHGSAPERRYGYRCDMDGLPIEEETGYDFRSTHPGYMHACGHDLHMTIGLGIVTHFASHPIKDDLVVLFQPAEEGPGGALPMRDSTELADWIPDEIVALHVAPEYPVGTIATRPGILFANTSELFIDLKGTGGHAAYPHKANDMVVAACQLVGQLQTVVARNVNPLDAAVITVGKVSGGTKQNIIAETARLEGTIRTLSADTMALVKSRIEALVRGVEAGFECHAEIHYGSNYLQVYNEAQVTEEFMNWVSNRQDVQLIECGEAMTGEDFGYFLERIPGLMFWLGVDTPYGLHHAKLEPAEEAIGVAIRVLTDYFTWKSQG; translated from the coding sequence ATGAGTACGGTCGACTATCGTTCTTTTGTCCAAATACGAAGAGATTTACACCAAATTCCCGAACCGGGTTTTGAGGAGTACAAAACACAACAATATTTGCTGGATTATTTGGAAACGCTCCCTCAGGAGCGGTTGGAAATTCGTACATGGCGTACGGGCGTGTTAGTGTTCATTCATGGATCAGCTCCTGAACGCCGCTATGGATATCGTTGTGATATGGATGGTTTACCGATTGAAGAAGAGACAGGTTACGATTTCCGTTCGACCCATCCCGGCTATATGCATGCTTGTGGACACGATTTACATATGACGATTGGATTGGGAATTGTTACTCACTTTGCAAGCCATCCGATTAAGGATGATCTGGTTGTATTGTTTCAACCGGCTGAGGAAGGGCCGGGCGGAGCCTTGCCTATGCGGGACAGCACAGAGCTGGCAGACTGGATACCCGATGAAATTGTCGCGCTGCATGTTGCACCTGAATATCCTGTCGGTACCATTGCGACTCGCCCGGGCATCCTATTTGCCAATACGTCGGAGCTTTTCATCGACCTGAAGGGTACGGGCGGGCATGCTGCGTATCCACACAAGGCGAATGATATGGTAGTGGCTGCTTGCCAACTGGTGGGACAATTACAAACGGTTGTAGCCCGTAATGTGAATCCACTCGATGCAGCAGTCATTACTGTGGGTAAGGTTAGCGGAGGCACGAAGCAAAATATTATCGCAGAAACCGCCCGGTTGGAGGGTACGATCCGAACGTTGTCTGCCGATACGATGGCGCTGGTTAAATCGCGGATCGAAGCGCTGGTGCGCGGTGTGGAAGCTGGGTTTGAATGCCATGCCGAGATTCATTATGGCTCCAATTATTTGCAAGTGTACAATGAAGCTCAGGTGACCGAGGAATTTATGAACTGGGTCAGTAACCGGCAGGATGTGCAGCTTATTGAATGCGGAGAAGCGATGACCGGAGAAGACTTCGGGTATTTTCTGGAGCGAATTCCCGGTCTGATGTTCTGGCTTGGCGTTGATACGCCTTATGGTTTGCATCATGCGAAGCTGGAGCCTGCGGAAGAAGCGATTGGTGTAGCCATTCGTGTGCTGACAGACTATTTTACATGGAAGTCTCAAGGGTAA
- the dapD gene encoding 2,3,4,5-tetrahydropyridine-2,6-dicarboxylate N-acetyltransferase yields MSIEMNTQEVINVIKNSKKKTPVKVYVKGALASASFGENVQAFISGDSGVVFGDWADIKPVLDSANAKEEDYVVENDRRNSAVPMLDLKGINARIEPGAYIRDMVGIGNNAVIMMGAVINIGVTIGEGTMIDMNAVLGGRVKVGNMCHIGAGVVLAGVIEPPSAQPVIVEDEVLIGANSVVLEGVRIGKGAVVAAGAVVTEDVPEYSVVAGTPARVIKQVDDKTKSKTEILKELRVL; encoded by the coding sequence ATGTCCATCGAAATGAATACACAAGAAGTCATCAACGTGATTAAAAACAGCAAGAAAAAGACGCCTGTTAAAGTATATGTAAAAGGAGCTTTGGCTTCCGCATCATTTGGCGAGAATGTTCAAGCTTTTATTTCTGGAGACAGTGGTGTTGTATTTGGTGATTGGGCTGATATCAAGCCGGTACTGGATAGCGCAAACGCTAAAGAAGAAGATTATGTGGTGGAAAATGATCGCCGTAACTCCGCTGTTCCAATGTTGGATCTGAAAGGCATTAATGCACGCATTGAGCCAGGCGCATATATCCGTGATATGGTTGGCATCGGTAACAACGCAGTCATCATGATGGGTGCAGTGATTAACATCGGTGTCACCATTGGTGAAGGCACGATGATTGATATGAATGCTGTGCTGGGCGGTCGTGTTAAAGTAGGAAACATGTGCCACATCGGTGCAGGCGTTGTCCTGGCGGGTGTCATTGAGCCACCGTCCGCACAGCCTGTTATCGTAGAAGACGAAGTATTGATCGGTGCGAACTCGGTTGTACTGGAAGGCGTACGCATTGGTAAAGGTGCAGTTGTTGCAGCCGGAGCGGTCGTAACTGAAGATGTGCCTGAATACTCCGTAGTGGCGGGTACACCTGCACGTGTGATCAAACAGGTCGACGATAAGACCAAATCTAAAACTGAGATTTTGAAAGAACTGCGCGTTCTGTAA
- a CDS encoding DMT family transporter encodes MNQAHKPSFSFELLYIIGIIAISFSSIFVRWSEAEVSVIAMYRLYLTNLIMLPLVWKYRTELFSLTRKQWMLILWSGIALGLHFLLWMGSLRLTTVASSTVIMTLEPILVMLGSFLFFRTGTNRAMLIGMGMAFIGSLAIGAGDFHVSGQALLGDALSFLGMVAVSIHMLMGKHLREHLSAFVYNFWVFAIAATSLALYNVVNAIPFTGYAPREWGLFLLLAIVPTLFGHYLFNWLLKYINATAVSMAVLGEPVISSLLAWVLLGERLSTLQFGAGFFILFGVWIFIRYGTDFKKKVVHQSELPDTEHPLKTSS; translated from the coding sequence GTGAATCAAGCACACAAACCGTCGTTTTCCTTTGAATTATTGTACATCATAGGTATTATCGCTATTTCGTTCTCCTCGATCTTCGTAAGATGGTCTGAAGCCGAGGTGTCCGTCATCGCTATGTACCGTTTGTACCTAACCAATCTGATCATGCTGCCTTTGGTCTGGAAGTACCGCACTGAGCTGTTTAGCCTGACCCGCAAGCAGTGGATGCTGATCCTCTGGTCCGGTATTGCGCTGGGGCTGCATTTCTTGCTCTGGATGGGCTCACTGCGACTGACCACCGTTGCAAGCTCTACCGTTATTATGACATTGGAGCCGATCCTTGTCATGCTCGGTTCATTTTTGTTTTTCCGGACGGGCACGAATCGCGCTATGCTCATCGGGATGGGTATGGCTTTTATCGGCTCGCTGGCCATCGGAGCTGGAGACTTCCATGTCTCTGGACAAGCCCTGCTCGGGGACGCACTGTCCTTCTTGGGTATGGTAGCCGTGTCCATCCATATGCTGATGGGCAAGCATCTGCGCGAGCATTTGAGCGCGTTTGTGTATAATTTTTGGGTTTTTGCCATCGCAGCCACATCACTTGCGCTGTATAATGTGGTCAATGCCATTCCTTTTACCGGATACGCTCCACGGGAATGGGGACTGTTCCTGCTGTTAGCCATTGTACCTACGCTGTTCGGACATTACCTATTTAACTGGCTGCTCAAATACATTAACGCAACTGCGGTGTCGATGGCGGTACTCGGCGAGCCCGTTATTTCTTCCTTGCTAGCTTGGGTGCTGCTCGGGGAAAGGTTGTCTACTTTACAATTTGGTGCAGGCTTTTTCATCCTGTTCGGGGTATGGATTTTTATCCGATACGGAACGGATTTTAAAAAGAAAGTTGTCCATCAAAGTGAGTTGCCCGACACTGAGCACCCCCTGAAGACCAGCTCTTAA